A part of Antechinus flavipes isolate AdamAnt ecotype Samford, QLD, Australia chromosome 6, AdamAnt_v2, whole genome shotgun sequence genomic DNA contains:
- the PCNX3 gene encoding LOW QUALITY PROTEIN: pecanex-like protein 3 (The sequence of the model RefSeq protein was modified relative to this genomic sequence to represent the inferred CDS: inserted 2 bases in 2 codons) translates to MGSQVLQILRQGVWASLTGGWFFDPHQSTFSNCFHLYTWLLLLALPFLLYMVLPPSMLVAAVYCLVVAVIFTTIKTVNYRLHAMFDQGEIVEKRNSTLGEAEEEAAPGDGDVPRDPGVEMTVFRKVSSTPPVRCSSQHSVFGFNQVTELIPRIEDTGPLRDIKELVREQGSNNVIVTAADREMLKLSSPEKLLGGDLPQTPPGPPPPEPSLPSTDSSERSPLAGNRGTPWSGESVVDTPMSPLLKGSLSQELSKSFLNLTLPDRPLVRTSSRKEKRGGAGYQPLDRQGSGDPVPQKAGSSDSCYSGTDKETLSSFKSEKTNSTHLDSPPTGHARDGSDTDPPSEGDLPPSPDAGVPSDDTLRSFDTVVGAGTPPGGPEPLLVVRPKDLALLRPGKRRTPIRRHSPPNRASRRPYPAPGRPLLEGGGFFEDEDTSEGSELSPASSLRSQRRFSTDSSSSTSCYSPEGSRGAGGRPRKRRAPRGPEEGATVPPKRPYGAQRTPSTASAKTHARVLSMDGAGGDSLRVPSAGSKAELEAQAGGEPAVALASLPPSDSFALGSRRGPAANQPGWRGELQEEGAVGGGAAEEGAKRDRSSSVRRTQAIRRRHNAGSNPTPPSSVMGSPPSLQEAQRGRAASHSRALTLPSALHFASSLLLPRSGANVHEACTFDDTSEGAVHYFYDESGVRRSYTFGLAGGGYENPVGQQVSGEQGTNGAWDRHSHSSSFHSAEVPEAAGGLALLQPRPVVLQGMQVRRVPLELPEFDLLDQDSLHESQEQTLMEEAPPRPQHSYKYWLXPGRWTPVRYERLALLALLDRTRGVLENIFVVWLGSLVAFLGYLLLLKGFFRDIWVFQFCLVIASCQYSLLKSVQPDAASPMHGHNWVIAYSRPVYFCCSCLLIWLLDALGSALPFPPVSLYGLTLFSAPFFFCARDVATVFTLCFPVVFLLGLLPQVNTCLMYLLEQIDMHGFGGTATTSPLTALYSLLRSLLAAALLYGFCLGAIKAPWPDQHVPVLFSVFCGLLMAISYHLSRQSSDPTVLWSLIRTKLFPDLEEQNLETPRAEAPDPLPGKLRQSVREILHSDLVMCPVIAVLSFAISASTVFIALKSVLGFVLYSLAGLVGFLTHYLLPQLRKQLPWFCLSQPVLKSQEYSQFEVRSAAQLMWFEKLYAWLQCVEKYLIYPAVVLNALTGDAHTVSGRPDKFCLYCRALLMTVAGLKLLRSAFCCPPQQYLTLAFTVLLFRFDYPRFSQGFLLDYFLMSLLCSKLWDLLYKLRFVLTYIAPWQITWGSAFHAFAQPFAVPHSAMLFVQALLSALFSTPLNPLLGSAVFLMSYARPLKFWERDYNTKRVDHSNTRLATQLDRNPGADDNNLNSIFYEHLTRSLQHTLCGDLALGRWGNYSPGDCFILASDYLNALVHLIEVGNGLVTFQLRGLEFRGTYCQQREVEAITEGVEEDEGCCCCEPGHLPRVLSFNAAFGQRWLAWEVTASKYVLEGYSISDNNAASMLQVFDLRKILITYYVKSIIYYVSRSPKLEAWLSHEGIGAALRPVRTPGYADSDPTFSLSVDEDYDLRLAGLSLPAFCAVHLDWIQYCAARRGQPMEHDWNSPLVTLCFGLCVLGRRALGTASHSMAASLEPFLYGLHALFKGDFRITSPRDEWVFADMDLLHRVVAPGVRMALKLHQDHFTSPDEYEEPAVLYDAIAANEERLVISHEGDPAWRSAILSNTPALLALRHVMDDASDEYKIIMLNRRHLSFRVIKVNRECVRGLWAGQQQELVFLRNRNPERGSIQNAKQALRNMINSSCDQPLGYPIYVSPLTTSFAGSHPQLQALWGGPVSLQAIANWLLRSWERLQKGCGAGCNSGGNVDDSDCGGGSSSISNNPPAPHPTPETTAAREQPFPLGLGLGWTLRPSLSGAGDGFSSRRRREGGPPSLQWPPPMGAPRLPGPAPSPVPASPAXPEGPQPPQASIPAPFSYEGLSGKWSLGGKKGLGGSDGEATSGSPKGGPPLRSQAPTASPLDLGLPLEVSTDACPPGPAQDPSLSARPDTGTPGGGSNWLAPSEEQESPAAQPLLEHQY, encoded by the exons ATGGGCTCCCAGGTGCTGCAGATCCTGCGCCAGGGCGTGTGGGCCTCGCTCACGGGCGGCTGGTTCTTCGACCCGCATCAGAGCACCTTCTCCAACTGCTTCCACCTGTACACCTGGCTGCTGCTGCTGGCGCTGCCCTTCCTGTTGTACATG GTTCTGCCCCCCAGCATGCTGGTGGCTGCCGTGTACTGCCTCGTGGTGGCCGTCATCTTCACCACCATCAAGACGGTGAACTACCGGCTCCACGCCATGTTCGACCAGGGAGAGATCGTGGAGAAGAGGAACTCCACGCTGGGGGAGGCCGAGGAGGAGGCTGCCCCCGGGGACGGCGACGTGCCCAG GGATCCCGGGGTAGAGATGACGGTGTTTCGGAAAGTGAGCTCCACGCCCCCCGTGCGCTGCAGCTCCCAGCATTCCGTGTTCGGGTTCAATCAGGTCACG GAGCTGATTCCTCGGATCGAGGACACGGGGCCTCTGAGAG ACATCAAGGAGCTGGTCCGGGAGCAAGGCAGCAACAACGTGATCGTGACCGCGGCCGACAGAGAGATGCTGAAGCTGAGCTCTCCGGAGAAGCTGC TTGGTGGAGATCTCCCCCAGACTCCTCCAGGGCCTCCTCCCCCAGAGCCTTCACTGCCCAGCACAGACTCCTCAGAGCGTTCTCCCCTGGCTGGAAACAGAGGGACCCCCTGGAGTGGGGAGAGTGTGGTCGACACTCCCATGAGCCCTTTGCTCAAAGGGAGCCTGAGCCAGGAGTTGAGCAAAAGCTTCCTGAATCTGACTCTTCCGGACCGGCCGCTCGTGCGCACCAGCAGCCGGAAGGAGAAGCGCGGGGGGGCCGGTTACCAGCCCCTGGACCGGCAGGGCTCGGGGGATCCTGTGCCCCAGAAGGCTGGCTCCTCCGACTCCTGTTATAGCGGCACTGACAAGGAGACCCTGAGCAGTTTTAAGAGCGAGAAAACCAACTCCACTCACCTGGACAGTCCCCCCACGGGCCACGCCAGGGACGGCAGCGACACGGATCCGCCGTCCGAAGGTgacctccccccctcccctgaTGCCGGGGTCCCTTCCGACGACACCCTGCGCTCCTTCGACACGGTGGTCGGAGCGGGGACTCCACCGGGGGGCCCCGAGCCCCTTCTGGTCGTCCGGCCCAAAGACCTGGCCCTGCTTCGGCCGGGCAAACGCAGAACCCCAATTCGCCGGCATTCCCCCCCGAACCGAGCCTCCCGGCGCCCTTATCCTGCCCCGGGCCGCCCCCTGCTGGAAGGTGGGGGCTTTTTTGAGGACGAGGACACGAGCGAAGGCAGCGAGCTAAGCCCCGCGTCCAGTCTTCGGTCTCAGAGACGCTTCAGCACCGACAGCTCCTCCTCTACTTCCTGTTACTCCCCTGAGGGGTCCAGGGGGGCGGGGGGTAGGCCCCGGAAGCGGCGGGCTCCCCGAGGGCCCGAAGAAGGGGCCACGGTGCCCCCCAAGCGTCCATATGGGGCTCAGCGTACCCCTAGCACCGCCAGTGCCAAGACACACGCCCGAGTGCTCAGCATGGACGGGGCCGGGGGCGACAGTCTCCGGGTCCCGTCGGCGGGCTCCAAAGCAGAGCTGGAGGCCCAGGCGGGGGGCGAGCCCGCCGTGGCCTTGGCCTCCTTGCCGCCGTCAGACAGCTTTGCCCTAGGCAGCCGAAGGGGACCCGCCGCCAACCAGCCAGGTTGGCGGGGGGAGCTCCAGGAAGAAGGAGCAGTTGGGGGTG GGGCTGCTGAGGAGGGCGCCAAGCGAGACCGGTCGAGTAGCGTGCGGCGGACCCAGGCCATCCGGAGGCGTCACAACGCCGGGAGCAACCCGACCCCGCCCTCGTCCGTCATGGGCTCTCCCCCCAG CCTGCAGGAAGCCCAGCGGGGCCGCGCGGCCTCCCACTCCCGGGCCCTCACCCTGCCCTCGGCCCTGCACTTCGCCTCCTCTCTGCTGCTGCCGCGGTCGGGCGCCAACGTGCACGAGGCTTGCACCTTCGACGACACCTCGGAGGGCGCCGTGCACTACTTCTACGATGAGAGTG GGGTGCGACGCTCCTACACCTTTGGCTTGGCAGGGGGTGGCTACGAGAACCCCGTGGGACAGCAAGTCAGCGGGGAGCAGGGGACCAACGGGGCCTG ggACCGCCACTCTCATTCCTCCAGCTTCCACTCTGCGGAGGTCCCCGAGGCTGCCGGAGGTCTGGCCCTGCTGCAGCCTCGCCCCGTGGTGTTGCAAGGGATGCAGGTCCGGAGGGTGCCCCTGGAATTACCCGAG TTTGACTTACTGGACCAGGACTCCCTGCACGAGTCTCAGGAGCAGACCCTCATGGAGGAGGCCCCCCCGCGGCCTCAGCACAGCTACAAGTATTGGC CTCCCGGCCGCTGGACCCCCGTGCGTTACGAGCGGCTGGCCCTGCTGGCCCTGCTGGACCG GACTCGGGGGGTGCTGGAGAACATCTTTGTGGTGTGGCTGGGCAGTCTGGTGGCCTTTCTGGGCTACCTGCTCCTTCTCAAGGGCTTCTTCAGGGACATCTGGGTCTTCCAGTTCTGCCTGGTCATTGCCTCCTGCCAGTACTCGCTGCTCAAG AGCGTCCAGCCCGATGCTGCGTCTCCCATGCAC GGTCACAACTGGGTGATCGCCTACAGCCGGCCCGTCTACTTCTGCTGCTCTTGCCTCCTCATCTGGCTGCTGGACGCCCTGGGCTCGGCCCTGCCCTTCCCTCCCGTCTCCCTCTACGGCCTCACGCTCTTCTCCGCCCCCTTCTTTTTTTGTGCCCGAGATGTGGCCACTG TCTTTACCTTGTGCTTCCCTGTCGTCTTCCTCCTGGGCCTCCTGCCCCAGGTCAACACCTGCCTCATGTACCTGCTCGAGCAGATTGACATGCACGGCTTCGGGGGCACAG CAACCACCAGCCCCCTCACCGCTCTGTACAGCCTCCTGCGGAGCCTCCTGGCGGCCGCGCTGCTCTACGGCTTCTGTCTGGGTGCCATCAAG GCACCTTGGCCAGACCAGCACGTGCCCGTCCTCTTCTCTGTGTTCTGTGGCCTTCTGATGGCGATCTCCTACCACCTGAGCCGCCAGAGCAGCGACCCCACCGTCCTCTG GTCCCTGATACGCACCAAGCTTTTCCCTGACCTGGAGGAGCAGAACCTCGAGACCCCTCGTGCGGAAGCCCCCGACCCACTGCCCGGCAAACTGAGGCAGTCTGTG CGGGAGATTTTGCACTCAGACCTGGTGATGTGCCCAGTGATCGCCGTGCTCAGCTTCGCCATCAGCGCCAGCACCGTCTTCATCGCCCTCAAG TCTGTCCTGGGCTTCGTCCTCTACTCGCTGGCCGGCCTGGTGGGCTTCCTCACCCATTACCTCCTGCCTCAGCTCCGCAAGCAGCTCCCGTGGTTCTGCCTCTCCCAGCCCGTGCTCAAGTCCCAGGAGTACAGCCAGTTTGAAGTGCGCA GCGCGGCGCAGCTGATGTGGTTCGAGAAGCTCTACGCGTGGCTCCAGTGCGTGGAGAAGTACCTCATCTACCCGGCCGTGGTGCTCAACGCGCTCACGGGCGACGCCCACACCGTCAGCGGGCGGCCGGACAAATTCTGCCTCTA CTGTCGAGCCCTCCTGATGACCGTGGCCGGACTGAAGCTCCTGCGCTCGGCCTTCTGCTGCCCCCCCCAGCAGTATCTGACCTTGGCCTTCACGGTCCTGCTCTTCCGTTTCGACTACCCGCGCTTCTCCCAGGGCTTCCTGCTGGACTACTTCCTCATGTCCCTGCTTTGCAGCAAG CTGTGGGACCTGCTGTACAAACTCCGCTTCGTGCTCACCTACATCGCCCCCTGGCAAATCACCTGGGGCTCCGCCTTCCACGCCTTTGCCCAGCCCTTTGCCGTGCCCC ACTCCGCCATGCTGTTCGTGCAGGCCCTGCTCTCTGCCCTCTTCTCCACCCCTCTCAACCCTCTGCTGGGCAGCGCCGTCTTTCTGATGTCCTACGCGCGGCCCCTCAAGTTTTGGGAGCGAGACTACAA CACTAAGCGTGTGGATCATTCCAACACCCGCCTGGCCACGCAGCTGGATCGGAACCCCG GTGCCGACGACAACAACCTCAATTCCATTTTCTACGAGCACCTGACGCGCTCCCTGCAGCACACGCTGTGTGGCGACCTGGCCCTCGGCCGCTGGGGCAACTACAGCCCCGGGGACTGCTTCATCCTGGCCTCTGACTACCTCAATGCCCTGGTGCACCTCATCGAGGTCGGCAATGGGCTTGTCACCTTCCAGCTGCGGGGCCTGGAATTCCGGG GGACCTACTGCCAACAGCGGGAGGTGGAGGCCATCacggagggggtggaggaggacgagggctgctgctgctgcgagCCGGGTCACCTGCCTCGAGTGCTGTCCTTCAATGCCGCCTTCGGGCAGCGCTGGCTGGCCTGGGAGGTGACCGCCAGCAAGTACGTGCTCGAGGGCTACAGCATCAGCGACAACAACGCCGCCTCCATGCTGCAGGTGTTTGACCTGAGGAAGATCCTCATCACCTACTACGTCAAG AGCATCATCTACTACGTGAGCCGCTCTCCCAAGCTGGAGGCCTGGCTGAGCCACGAGGGCATCGGGGCGGCCCTGCGGCCTGTGCGCACCCCCGGCTACGCCGACTCGGACCCCACCTTCTCCCTGAGCGTGGACGAGGACTACGACCTCCGGCTGGCCGGCCTCTCGCTGCCGGCCTTCTGCGCCGTCCACCTGGATTGGATCCAGTACTGTGCCGCCAGGCGGGGCCAG CCCATGGAGCACGATTGGAACTCTCCTCTCGTCACCCTGTGCTTTGGGCTGTGCGTGCTGGGCCGCCGGGCTCTGGGGACCGCCTCCCACAGCATGGCAGCCAG CCTGGAGCCCTTCCTCTACGGCCTGCACGCCCTGTTCAAGGGAGACTTCCGCATCACCTCCCCTCGGGACGAGTGGGTCTTTGCCGACATGGATCTCCTGCACCGCGTGGTGGCCCCTGGGGTCCGCATGGCCCTCAAGCTCCATCAG GACCACTTCACGTCCCCCGACGAGTACGAGGAACCCGCTGTGCTCTACGACGCCATCGCGGCCAACGAGGAGCGCCTGGTGATCTCGCACGAGGGCGACCCGGCCTGGCGCAGCGCCATCCTCAGCAACACGCCGGCCCTGCTGGCGCTGCGGCACGTCATGGACGACGCCTCGGACGAGTACAAGATCATCATGCTCAACCGCAGGCACCTCAGCTTCCGCGTCATCAAG GTGAACCGCGAGTGCGTGCGGGGCCTGTGGGCCGGCCAGCAGCAGGAGCTGGTTTTTCTCCGGAACCGCAACCCAGAGCGCGGCAGCATCCAGAACGCCAAGCAGGCCCTGCGCAACATGATCAACTCGTCCTGCGACCAGCCGCTGGGCTACCCCATCTACGTGTCTCCTCTCACCACCTCCTTCGCCGGCAGCCACCCCCAGCTCCAGGCCCTCTGGGGGGGCCCGGTCAGCCTCCAGGCCATCGCCAACTGGCTCCTGCGCAGCTGGGAGAG ACTTCAGAAGGGCTGCGGGGCCGGCTGCAACAGCGGAGGGAACGTGGATGACTCGGACTGTGGGGGCGGCTCCTCCTCCATCAGCAATAACCCTCCggccccccaccccacccccgagACCACCGCCG CCCGAGAGCAGCCCTTCCCCCTGGGCTTGGGTCTGGGCTGGACGCTGCGACCCTCCCTGAGCGGAGCCGGCGACGGCTTCTCCTCTCGACGGCGGAGAGAGGGTGGGCCCCCCTCCCTCCAGTGGCCCCCACCCATGGGAGCTCCCCGGCTCCCAGGACCAGCCCCTTCCCCCGTGCCTGCCTCACCGG CCCCCGAAGGCCCCCAGCCACCCCAGGCCAGCATACCTGCCCCCTTCAGCTACGAGGGGCTCAGTGGCAAGTGGAGCTTGGGAGGCAAGAAAGGTCTGGGAGGGTCCGACGGGGAAGCGACCTCCGGAAGCCCCAAAGGAGGACCACCCCTGCGCTCTCAG GCGCCCACTGCGTCCCCCTTGGACCTCGGCCTCCCCCTGGAAGTCAGCACTGATGCTTGTCCGCCTGGCCCTGCCCAGGATCCTTCTCTCTCGGCCAGACCAGACACCGGGACCCCTGGGGGTGGGAGCAACTGGCTGGCCCCCTCAGAGGAGCAGGAGAGTCCAGCTGCCCAGCCCTTGCTGGAACACCAGTACTGA
- the SIPA1 gene encoding signal-induced proliferation-associated protein 1, with the protein MWPGRPESPWRGGPPAMQSDDLFVRRLRQPARPALTPHTFEPRVSPGPGAPLLRSGSDAGEARPPPTASPRARAHSNEEGGRGATPARLFADPLALLGLPPEGEPPPEFPAAPEPRWFAHYDVQSLLFDWGAGAREPPDTPPTPSPAQASGSDLLLGAPGFLSEVGGEGELGLGGLLPPALPPTLPNAAISILEEPQTRSEPHSLEHTDAGAGYYRKYFYGKEHQNFFGIDENLGPVAVSIRREEKEGGGSASPQHSYRLIIRTTQLRTLRGSISEEVLPPGPPRGLSPKKLLEHVAPRLNPACLRLGSASPKVPRTLLTLDEQELSLQRKVGVLYCRAGQASEEEMYNNEEAGPAFTQFLQLLGEVVRLKGFEHYRAQLDIKTDSTGTHSVYTTYQDHEIMFHVSTMLPYTPNNQQQLLRKRHIGNDIVTIVFQEPGAHPFCPSTIRSHFQHVFLVVRAHAPCTPHTSYSVAVSRTQDTPAFGPALPPGGGPFPASPAFRALLLAKALNGEQAASRARKFHAMATRTRRDYLLELATNEVTTTSLDSASRFGLPSLGGRRRERPRGPGGELQAQGALVWGVRAAPGGEEGAAEVPCLLGVSAETLVLVAPRDGRVVFNCACRDILAWTFSEHQLDLYHGRGEVLTLRVGGAPGEAVGEIVARLQLVSRGCETRELALPRDGQGRLGFEADEGGFVSHVERFTFAETAGLRPGARLLRVCGRPLPRLGPGAAAALLRSAPKVCVTVLLPDESGRPRRSFSELYEMSLQEPGRRGLQGPTTLQTLHGLSLQDGSPAPGPPPGLPEERTEFLRSQSEPSPQSSLSDGVPVLPDATPDLLLVTTHKAPQPVCPLTQALPDTSIGQEALEAPPPLPRELSDSFLPRTLSLRNSISKILSEAGSEPLDEEWKSIAEIASTCNSILEALSREGQQLPEARDPREASKAESDPASGSLSEKVSHLESMLKKLQDDLQKEKADKAALQEEVRSLRHNNLRLQAESQSAAARLLRASQQLGSPGP; encoded by the exons ATGTGGCCAGGCAGACCCGAGAGCCCCTGGAGGGGCGGGCCCCCCGCCATGCAGTCCGACGACCTCTTTGTCCGCAGGCTTCGCCAGCCCGCCAGGCCGGCCCTGACCCCTCACACCTTTGAGCCCAGGGTGTCCCCTGGGCCCGGGGCTCCCCTGCTGCGGAGTGGCAGCGATGCGGGGGAGGCGCGGCCCCCCCCCACGGCGAGCCCCCGCGCCCGAGCCCACAGCAACGAGGAGGGGGGCCGCGGGGCCACCCCCGCCCGGCTCTTCGCCGACCCTCTGGCCTTGCTGGGCCTGCCGCCCGAGGGAGAGCCGCCCCCCGAGTTCCCGGCGGCCCCGGAGCCCCGCTGGTTCGCGCACTATGATGTCCAGAGCCTCCTCTTTGACTGGGGAGCCGGGGCCAGGGAGCCCCCCGACACCCCTCCCACTCCCAGCCCCGCTCAGGCCTCGGGCTCGGACCTGCTCCTGGGGGCTCCGGGCTTCCTGAGCGAGGTGGGGGGGGAGGGCGAGCTGGGCCTGGGCGGCTTGTTGCCCCCGGCGCTGCCCCCCACGCTGCCCAACGCGGCCATCTCCATCCTGGAGGAGCCCCAGACTCGCTCTGAGCCGCACAGCTTGGAGCACACCGACGCGGGGGCCGGCTACTACCGCAAGTACTTCTATGGCAAAG AGCACCAGAACTTCTTTGGGATCGACGAGAACCTGGGCCCGGTGGCCGTGAGCATCCGGCGGGAGGAGAAGGAGGGCGGCGGCTCGGCCAGCCCCCAGCACAGCTACCGCCTCATCATCAGGACCACTCAG CTGCGGACCCTCCGAGGCTCCATCTCCGAAGAGGTCCTGCCCCCCGGCCCTCCCCGAGGCCTGTCCCCCAAAAAGCTCCTGGAGCACGTGGCCCCCCGGCTGAACCCCGCCTGCCTGCGCCTGGGCTCGGCCTCCCCCAAGGTGCCTCGCACCCTCCTCACCCTGGACGAGCAGGAG ctaaGCCTCCAGCGCAAGGTGGGCGTCCTCTACTGCCGGGCGGGCCAGGCCTCCGAGGAGGAAATGTACAACAACGAGGAGGCCGGGCCGGCCTTCACCCAGTTCCTGCAGCTCCTGGGGGAGGTGGTGAGGCTCAAAGGCTTCGAGCATTACCGAGCCCAGCTGGACATCAAGA CGGACTCCACGGGGACACACTCTGTCTACACCACCTACCAAGACCACGAGATCATGTTCCACGTCTCCACCATGTTGCCTTACACCCCCAACAACCAGCAGCAG CTCCTGCGGAAGAGACACATCGGCAACGACATCGTGACCATCGTCTTCCAGGAGCCGGGGGCGCACCCCTTCTGCCCCAGCACCATCCGCTCCCACTTCCAGCACGTGTTCCTGGTGGTCCGGGCCCACGCCCCCTGCACCCCCCACACCTCCTACAG CGTGGCTGTGAGTCGGACCCAGGACACCCCGGCCTTCGGCCCCGCCCTGCCCCCCGGCGGGGGGCCTTTCCCGGCCTCCCCGGCCTTCCGGGCCCTGCTGCTGGCCAAAGCCCTCAACGGCGAGCAGGCGGCCAGCCGCGCGCGCAAGTTCCACGCCATGGCCACGCGCACGCGGCGGGACTACCTGCTGGAGCTGGCCACCAATGAGGTGACCACGACCTCTCTGGACTCGGCCTCCCGCTTCGGGCTGCCCTCCCTGGGGGGTCGCCGGCGCGAGCGGCCCCGGGGCCCGGGCGGGGAGCTGCAGGCGCAGGGAGCCCTGGTGTGGGGGGTGCGGGCCGCCCCGGGGGGCGAGGAGGGGGCGGCCGAAGTCCCCTGCCTGCTGGGCGTCTCGGCCGAGACCCTGGTGCTGGTGGCCCCCCGGGACGGCCGAGTCGTCTTCAACTGCGCCTGCCGGGACATACTGGCCTGGACCTTCTCCGAGCACCAGCTGGACCTGTACCACGGCCGGGGGGAGGTGCTGACCCTGCGGGTGGGCGGTGCCCCCGGCGAGGCCGTGGGCGAGATCGTGGCCAGGCTGCAG CTGGTGAGCCGAGGCTGTGAGACCCGCGAGCTGGCGCTGCCCCGGGACGGCCAGGGCCGCCTGGGCTTTGAGGCGGACGAGGGGGGCTTTGTGAGCCACGTGGAGCGGTTCACCTTCGCCGAGACCGCCGGGCTGAGGCCGGGGGCTCGGCTCCTGAGGGTCTGTGGCCGCCCCCTCCCCCGGCTGGGACCCGGGGCCGCCGCCGCCCTCCTGCGCTCGGCCCCTAAGGTCTGCGTCACCGTCCTGCTGCCTGACGAGAGCGGCCGGCCCCGAAG GAGTTTTTCCGAGCTCTATGAGATGTCGCTGCAGGAGCCGGGGCGGCGGGGGCTCCAGGGCCCGACCACCCTCCAGACGCTGCACGGGCTGAGCCTGCAGGACGGCTCCCCGGCCCCCGGCCCCCCCCCAGGCCTCCCCGAGGAGAGGACCGAGTTCCTGCGCAGTCAGAGCGAGCCCTCCCCCCAAAG CTCCCTGTCCGATGGGGTCCCCGTCCTGCCAGACGCCACCCCGGACCTCCTCTTGGTCACCACCCATAAGGCCCCGCAACCTG TGTGCCCCCTGACCCAGGCCCTCCCTGACACTTCCATTGGACAAGAGGCTCTGGAAGCCCCGCCCCCGCTGCCCAGGGAGCTGAGCGATTCTTTCCTGCCTCGGACCCTCTCCCTGAGGAATTCCATCAGCAAGA TCCTGTCTGAGGCTGGCAGCGAGCCCCTGGACGAGGAGTGGAAATCCATCGCGGAGATCGCGTCCACCTGCAACAGCATCCTGGAGGCGCTCTCCCGGGAGG GCCAGCAGCTGCCGGAGGCCCGGGATCCCAGGGAAGCCTCCAAGGCCGAGTCCGA CCCGGCCTCGGGGAGCCTGTCGGAGAAGGTCTCCCACCTGGAGAGCATGCTGAAGAAGCTTCAGGATGACCTGCagaag GAGAAGGCGGACAAGGCGGCCCTGCAGGAGGAGGTTCGGAGCCTCAGACACAACAACCTCCGGCTTCAGGCAGAGTCCCAGAGCGCCGCCGCCCGCCTGCTCAGAGCCTCCCAGCAGCTGGGGAGCCCGGGCCCCTGA